Proteins encoded together in one Pseudomonas sp. ADAK13 window:
- a CDS encoding YhcB family protein translates to MEHSLLVWLLPTLALVAGVAIGFLVARLLPNAAPNRTQRQLDDIQERFDSYQNEVVTHFNSTATLVKKLTQSYQEVQDHLAEGANRLALDDITRQRLLAALHSDAPQAPRERLTPPRENQEPPRDYAPKTPNAPGMLDEHYGLKK, encoded by the coding sequence GTGGAACACTCGCTCTTAGTTTGGTTGTTGCCGACTCTCGCCTTGGTTGCCGGTGTCGCCATTGGATTCCTGGTTGCCCGCCTGCTGCCGAATGCCGCGCCTAACCGCACGCAACGTCAGCTGGATGACATTCAGGAACGTTTTGACAGTTATCAGAACGAGGTTGTTACCCACTTCAACAGCACCGCGACCCTGGTGAAAAAGCTCACTCAGAGCTACCAGGAAGTACAGGATCATCTCGCCGAGGGTGCCAACCGCCTGGCCCTGGACGACATCACCCGCCAGCGTCTGCTGGCCGCGCTGCATTCCGATGCACCGCAAGCGCCACGGGAACGCCTGACCCCACCTCGGGAAAATCAGGAACCGCCACGGGACTACGCGCCAAAAACGCCAAACGCCCCGGGGATGCTGGATGAGCATTACGGCTTGAAGAAGTAA